From a region of the Mercurialis annua linkage group LG1-X, ddMerAnnu1.2, whole genome shotgun sequence genome:
- the LOC126672431 gene encoding protein MAIN-LIKE 1-like, translating to MSVDDLITDDIRDTDNFDSSEDESCEKIYISRRKKGPGGRFVGDSSSVPGGPEDDTVIPSFLGHVASRLWDGADRGVLKCQTRHGALRKLRQWYETASKEVKVLIDGTELSHLPYIMFDHLDIPLLSAFVERWQPDTNSFHMPFGEMTITLHDVWHILHIPIGGAMISGQPNKAQLQAYCIQILGILPEDLVSKTTKHFSQGGVLIESIIGLCMHGRTAEVEAIAWIWLTLGCTLFIDKSGHRIRPATIWEVRDGVTDATWNLIERRFLGFDWRERLLIESHQPRASSWSATASECSGIRLRALRARLDQLTAEEIMWLSFGGEPVASVEHTAYYGWIAYRDIVEPYMPSRVLRQLGYVQTVPVPIFRPIGVVRSGKSIKYSVDMSVTIAIDMWTAFPTMYKLSFMGFEEAHIIAGGCHPAYLDWYERHSHPRVLPGVDLPRSHPPRSNNDYWMMLLTTEFEHFIGAVSSIIAQHRQHCDFEGIPELEQEMEEASTTLERVMAA from the exons ATGTCTGTTGATGATCTTATAACAGATGATATTAGAGATACTGATAATTTTGATAGCTCAGAGGATGAGTCATgtgaaaaaatttatatttctcGACGGAAGAAGGGTCCAGGTGGTCGGTTCGTTGGCGACTCGTCATcag TACCTGGTGGACCCGAGGATGACACTGTTATTCCTAGTTTTCTCGGACATGTCGCTTCTCGGCTATGGGATGGGGCGGACAGAGGCGTGCTAAAGTGTCAGACTAGACATGGAGCTCTTCGGAAGCTGAGACAGTGGTATGAGACGGCCTCAAAGGAGGTCAAGGTGCTGATAGACGGGACTGAGTTATCACATCTCCCGTATATCATGTTTGATCATCTGGATATCCCGCTCCTTTCTGCATTTGTGGAGCGATGGCAGCCAGATACAAACTCTTTTCACATGCCATTCGGGGAGATGACCATCACATTACACGACGTGTGGCATATTCTTCACATTCCAATTGGTGGAGCTATGATTTCAG GTCAGCCGAATAAGGCTCAGCTGCAAGCTTACTGCATACAGATTTTAGGTATTCTCCCAGAGGATCTGGTGAGTAAGACGACCAAGCATTTTTCCCAGGGAGGTGTGTTGATTGAGTCGATCATCGGCTTATGTATGCATGGCCGTACTGCAGAGGTGGAGGCGATAGCCTGGATCTGGTTGACGTTAGGTTGCACTTTATTCATTGACAAGAGTGGCCATCGGATTAGACCTGCAACCATATGGGAGGTGCGGGATGGAGTCACAGATGCGA CTTGGAATCTCATCGAGAGGAGATTTCTCGGGTTTGACTGG CGAGAGCGGCTGCTGATCGAGTCTCATCAACCTCGAGCTTCCAGTTGGAGTGCTACTGCGTCAGAGTGTTCAGGCATCCGACTTCGGGCCTTGCGAGCTCGTTTGGACCAGCTGACTGCTGAGGAG ATCATGTGGCTCTCTTTTGGCGGCGAGCCTGTTGCCAGCGTTGAGCATACTGCATATTATGGCTGGATAGCGTACCGGGACATTGTCGAGCCATACATGCCTTCTAGGGTGCTGCGACAGCTGGGTTATGTGCAGACTGTACCTGTGCCAATTTTTCGGCCAATAGGGGTTGTTAGGTCCGGGAAGTCAATCAAATACTCTGTGGACATGAGTGTGACGATTGCGATTGACATGTGGACTGCTTTTCCGACCATGTACAAGTTGTCGTTCATGGGATTTGAGGAAGCCCATATTATTGCTGGAGGATGTCATCCAGCGTACTTGGACTGGTACGAGCGGCATTCGCATCCACGTGTCCTTCCTGGCGTAGATCTTCCACGATCACATCCTCCTCGCTCCAACAACGATTAt TGGATGATGTTGCTGACTACCGAGTTCGAGCATTTTATCGGAGCTGTCAGCTCGATTATCGCCCAGCATAGACAGCACTGCGACTTTGAGGGCATTCCAGAGTTGGAGCAGGAAATGGAGGAGGCTAGCACTACTTTGGAGAGAGTCATGGCCGCTTGA